From a region of the Pseudomonadota bacterium genome:
- a CDS encoding tyrosine-type recombinase/integrase, translating to METIDRYRRCLKRRNFSPHTVKAYMNILSQFITWLVIPLNEMTRKEIGSYVDHLMGKRLSPKTITCHLQTIRLFFDYLIDDEGIKMANPVTRISIRLPKPLPRHLKDDQVGKLLAVISDPRDTAMFMFMLRCGLRVEEVSRLTADAVELPRNRLFVANGKGRKDRVVYLSKDAKFALENYLKVRSSKARRMFLVQKGPLTGTPISVRGIQKRIEYYARLSKVRVSCHSLRHTMATQLLNADADLSTIQDLLGHSHITTTQRYCRVSNLKVQRDYYNAIEVVMQRSQAGGRDGWLLQKRLNVADDHMLYLQEEGTVRERRKQTKGKHGVSN from the coding sequence TGAAAGCCTACATGAACATCCTTTCTCAGTTCATCACATGGCTTGTGATACCTCTCAACGAAATGACACGTAAAGAGATAGGCAGCTACGTAGATCACCTTATGGGAAAACGGCTGTCCCCAAAAACTATCACCTGCCACCTCCAGACGATACGACTCTTCTTCGACTATCTCATTGATGACGAAGGGATTAAGATGGCTAATCCGGTTACCAGGATATCGATCCGTCTGCCTAAACCGCTGCCCCGCCACTTAAAGGATGACCAGGTAGGTAAGCTCCTCGCCGTCATCAGCGACCCGAGAGATACGGCCATGTTCATGTTCATGCTTCGATGCGGGCTGCGGGTGGAGGAGGTCTCCCGGCTGACTGCAGATGCAGTGGAGCTTCCACGGAACAGGCTCTTTGTCGCCAACGGAAAGGGTCGCAAAGACAGGGTTGTCTATTTGAGTAAGGATGCCAAGTTTGCGTTAGAGAATTACCTGAAGGTACGTTCATCGAAGGCAAGAAGAATGTTCCTTGTACAGAAGGGGCCTCTGACAGGAACACCGATATCGGTCCGGGGCATCCAGAAGAGGATCGAGTACTATGCCCGATTGAGCAAGGTCAGGGTATCGTGTCATAGCTTACGCCACACTATGGCCACACAGCTCTTAAACGCAGATGCCGATCTCTCCACCATCCAGGACCTTCTGGGGCATAGCCACATTACCACGACCCAGCGATATTGTAGAGTATCAAACCTGAAAGTACAACGGGACTACTATAACGCAATCGAGGTGGTCATGCAGCGGAGCCAGGCAGGAGGCAGGGATGGATGGTTACTCCAAAAAAGACTGAATGTGGCGGATGATCATATGCTATATTTACAAGAAGAAGGTACCGTGAGAGAAAGAAGAAAACAGACAAAAGGAAAACATGGTGTAAGTAACTAA
- a CDS encoding ATP-binding protein produces MAIVNLHKELDKEKLEALVEIYEKINKLEFEGMLEFLIHQTIETLGVKRCVIFKVFPEPEVVALVAGEPKDEHGVGMKFSFKDLEALKEVVGIKSYLLITDPWQNKRTWHSRELIYHRGINAILFVPILVQDEVIGVIVIDATGERKTFTEEEIYFCVVLSNLVGVILERDLIHKERGEEKALMFLGQAAAEAAHRLRNPLVVIGGFARRLAKLKDPLCQDYASHIIKGADKMDAIISGLLRFSAPKKVQLTETKINEVIKEVEKLIPELIGAKNIRVSLQLDSGIPAVLVDPTEIEDVFSSILRNAVEAVEAEGEILIKSKKEGNEIKVSITNTGGCIDEEILQEIFNPFFTTKAAGTGLGLATALATIKAYNGDIKIQNEQAFKLTTFVIKIPIPERKGQRKIEA; encoded by the coding sequence ATGGCGATAGTAAATTTACACAAAGAATTAGACAAGGAAAAACTGGAGGCTTTAGTTGAGATTTATGAAAAAATTAATAAACTTGAATTTGAGGGAATGCTGGAATTTTTAATCCATCAGACTATAGAAACTCTTGGGGTGAAAAGATGTGTTATTTTTAAAGTTTTTCCTGAGCCAGAGGTAGTGGCATTGGTAGCTGGAGAACCAAAAGATGAGCATGGGGTAGGCATGAAATTCTCTTTCAAAGATTTAGAAGCGCTAAAAGAGGTGGTTGGGATTAAGTCTTATCTTTTAATTACCGATCCCTGGCAGAATAAACGCACCTGGCACAGTCGAGAATTGATCTACCATCGAGGCATTAATGCGATTTTGTTTGTCCCCATATTGGTGCAAGATGAAGTAATTGGCGTGATTGTCATTGATGCGACGGGCGAGAGAAAAACTTTTACCGAGGAAGAGATATACTTCTGTGTGGTTTTGAGCAATTTGGTCGGCGTAATTTTAGAAAGAGATTTAATTCATAAAGAAAGAGGGGAGGAGAAGGCTTTAATGTTTTTGGGGCAGGCAGCTGCTGAAGCTGCCCATCGACTGCGCAATCCTCTGGTAGTGATTGGTGGTTTTGCTCGAAGATTGGCAAAATTGAAAGATCCTCTGTGCCAAGATTATGCTTCGCACATTATCAAAGGGGCCGATAAGATGGACGCCATAATCAGCGGATTGCTGAGGTTTTCTGCGCCTAAAAAAGTTCAGCTTACCGAAACCAAAATTAATGAGGTTATAAAAGAGGTTGAGAAATTAATTCCGGAGTTAATTGGTGCGAAAAATATTAGGGTTAGTCTTCAATTAGACTCAGGGATTCCAGCCGTTCTTGTTGATCCCACTGAGATCGAAGATGTGTTTTCTTCAATTTTGCGCAACGCGGTTGAAGCGGTCGAGGCAGAGGGAGAGATACTCATTAAAAGCAAAAAGGAAGGAAACGAGATCAAGGTTTCTATTACCAATACGGGTGGGTGCATTGATGAGGAAATTCTCCAAGAGATATTCAATCCTTTTTTCACTACTAAAGCAGCGGGTACCGGTTTGGGTTTAGCTACTGCCTTGGCGACAATTAAAGCTTATAACGGAGACATAAAAATACAGAATGAGCAGGCGTTCAAACTAACCACTTTTGTTATTAAGATACCAATACCAGAAAGGAAGGGACAGCGCAAAATAGAGGCTTAA